One window of Staphylococcus chromogenes genomic DNA carries:
- a CDS encoding S1C family serine protease, with protein MREEHNFNPSQQSNEYESNSATRRRQKSKFPWLKTILIALIAGIIGGLIAFSLLNMTSNFSSPFANKSGSQVNESNQDSSGSTLDGKSSKYKTVNQMINDKAPSIVGVINEQKAQNLEDLLRGKSLKSQPSGIGSGVIYQQDGKNAYIVTNNHVIEGASSIKIQLHNSQQVSAELVGNDSLTDLAVLKIKDRNDIKTMSFADSSKVKTGDSVFAMGNPLGLEFANTVTSGIISANERTIETDTSAGSNKVNVIQTDAAINPGNSGGALVDLNGNLIGINTLKIAAPQVEGIGFAIPSNEVKLVIEQLVNNGEVKRPSIGIEMINVTDIPDNYKRHLETNSGVYVANVPRQGIDLKRGDIITEIDGHKVESDSDLRSYLYKDKKPGDEVTFTVNRDGKTSKIKVTLDTAK; from the coding sequence ATGAGAGAAGAACACAATTTTAATCCTTCACAACAATCAAATGAATATGAATCTAACTCTGCTACACGTCGTCGACAAAAAAGTAAATTTCCATGGCTTAAAACCATACTTATCGCCCTTATTGCAGGGATAATTGGAGGACTTATCGCTTTTAGTTTATTAAATATGACCTCTAATTTCAGTTCCCCTTTTGCAAACAAATCAGGCTCACAAGTCAATGAATCAAATCAAGACTCTAGTGGAAGTACGCTAGATGGCAAAAGTAGCAAATACAAAACAGTGAATCAAATGATAAATGATAAAGCCCCATCTATAGTTGGAGTGATTAATGAGCAAAAAGCACAAAATCTAGAAGACTTATTACGTGGAAAATCCCTTAAGTCTCAGCCTTCTGGCATTGGCTCTGGCGTCATTTATCAACAAGACGGTAAAAACGCTTATATCGTTACAAATAATCACGTCATTGAAGGTGCATCCTCTATTAAAATCCAACTACATAATTCTCAACAAGTTTCAGCAGAATTAGTCGGAAATGATTCATTAACAGATTTAGCCGTCTTAAAAATCAAAGACAGAAATGACATTAAAACGATGTCATTTGCCGATTCAAGTAAAGTAAAAACGGGTGACAGTGTGTTTGCTATGGGAAATCCACTTGGCTTAGAATTTGCCAATACAGTGACATCAGGTATTATTTCAGCGAATGAGCGTACCATTGAAACTGACACCTCAGCGGGTTCAAACAAAGTGAATGTGATACAAACAGACGCTGCAATTAACCCCGGCAACTCTGGAGGTGCATTAGTCGATTTAAATGGTAATTTAATAGGAATTAACACCTTAAAAATTGCTGCGCCTCAAGTTGAAGGTATTGGTTTCGCCATTCCAAGTAATGAAGTTAAATTAGTCATTGAACAACTTGTCAATAACGGAGAGGTGAAACGCCCTTCTATTGGAATTGAGATGATTAATGTGACAGATATTCCAGACAATTATAAACGCCACTTAGAGACAAACTCAGGTGTTTATGTCGCCAACGTACCAAGACAAGGCATAGATTTAAAACGTGGCGATATTATTACTGAAATTGATGGACATAAAGTAGAAAGTGATTCGGATTTACGTAGCTATCTGTATAAAGATAAAAAACCTGGAGATGAAGTTACGTTTACAGTTAATCGAGATGGAAAAACTTCAAAAATTAAAGTCACACTAGATACAGCAAAATAA
- a CDS encoding lysophospholipid acyltransferase family protein, with product MLYRLIAKALDFIIVKKLKKLEVIGLENKPDSNRYVVTCNHESYNEIILLGLALLPNEIHYMAKQELFKNKWMHQFFTALNAFPVNRENPGPSTLKVPVKILNQNKTVGIFPSGQRTSVEVPLKKGAATIAMLGKAPILPAAYVGPTKIPHLFTKKAYIKFGEPIDTTAIPKDLKRQEKVENITQMLTERTRQLQKELNAYVEGH from the coding sequence ATGTTATATCGATTAATTGCGAAAGCATTAGATTTTATTATCGTAAAAAAACTAAAAAAATTAGAAGTGATTGGACTAGAAAACAAACCTGATTCCAATCGGTATGTCGTTACATGTAACCATGAAAGTTACAATGAAATTATCCTTTTAGGATTAGCTTTATTACCAAATGAAATTCATTATATGGCCAAACAAGAATTATTCAAAAATAAGTGGATGCATCAATTTTTTACAGCGTTAAATGCTTTTCCTGTCAACCGAGAAAACCCTGGGCCAAGTACGTTAAAGGTTCCTGTTAAAATTTTAAATCAAAACAAAACTGTAGGTATTTTCCCATCTGGGCAACGTACTTCAGTTGAAGTGCCCTTAAAGAAGGGGGCAGCAACGATTGCCATGTTAGGAAAAGCACCTATTTTACCTGCAGCTTATGTGGGACCTACTAAAATCCCACATCTTTTTACTAAAAAGGCCTATATTAAGTTTGGGGAGCCGATTGATACAACAGCCATCCCAAAAGATTTGAAACGCCAAGAAAAAGTAGAAAACATTACACAAATGTTAACTGAACGTACACGTCAGTTACAAAAAGAGTTAAATGCATACGTAGAAGGTCACTAA
- a CDS encoding formate--tetrahydrofolate ligase, with the protein MSHLSDLEIANQSTLKPISEIAQKAGISEDALEQYGHYKAKIDISKITTKGEKGKVVLVTAMSPTPAGEGKSTVTVGLSDAFNKINKNVMVALREPALGPTFGIKGGATGGGYAQVLPMEDINLHFNGDFHAITTANNALSAFIDNHIHQGNELGIDQRRIEWKRVLDMNDRALRNVVVGLGGPTQGVPREDGFNITVASEIMAILCLSTGIMDLKENISKITIGYTRDRQPVTVKDLGVEGALAMILKDAIKPNLVQTIEGTPALVHGGPFANIAHGCNSILATETARDLADIVVTEAGFGSDLGAEKFIDIKSRKAGFEPDAVVLVATIRALKMHGGVAKDNLKEENVEALKSGIKNLERHVTNIRKFGVEPVIALNAFIHDTDAETQFVQEWAKENNVRLSLTEVWEKGGEGGVDLANKVLEVIEQPNDFKRLYDLELPLEEKIEKIVKEIYGGSKVTFSSKAQKQLKQFKEYGWDNYPVCMAKTQYSFTDDATQLGAPEGFEITIRELEAKTGAGFIVALTGAIMTMPGLPKKPAALNMDVTEDGHAVGLF; encoded by the coding sequence GTGAGTCATTTATCAGATTTAGAAATTGCAAATCAATCTACATTAAAACCGATTAGTGAGATTGCTCAAAAAGCAGGTATCTCAGAAGATGCGCTTGAGCAATACGGTCACTATAAAGCTAAAATTGATATTTCTAAAATTACAACAAAAGGTGAAAAAGGGAAAGTTGTACTTGTTACAGCAATGAGTCCAACTCCTGCAGGTGAAGGTAAATCTACAGTTACTGTAGGACTTTCAGATGCATTCAATAAAATTAATAAAAATGTTATGGTCGCTTTACGTGAACCCGCATTAGGACCAACATTTGGTATCAAAGGTGGCGCAACTGGAGGGGGTTACGCACAAGTTTTACCAATGGAAGATATTAACCTTCACTTCAATGGTGATTTTCATGCCATTACAACTGCAAACAATGCATTATCAGCATTTATCGACAACCATATTCATCAAGGCAACGAATTAGGTATCGATCAACGTCGTATTGAATGGAAACGTGTTTTAGATATGAACGACCGTGCATTACGTAATGTTGTTGTAGGTTTAGGCGGACCAACACAAGGTGTGCCACGTGAAGATGGCTTCAATATTACTGTAGCATCAGAAATTATGGCAATTTTATGTTTAAGCACAGGAATTATGGACTTAAAAGAAAACATCTCTAAAATTACAATCGGTTATACGCGTGATCGTCAACCGGTAACTGTTAAAGATTTAGGTGTTGAAGGCGCGTTAGCTATGATTTTAAAAGATGCGATCAAACCTAACCTAGTGCAAACTATTGAAGGCACACCAGCACTTGTACATGGCGGACCGTTTGCAAATATTGCACATGGTTGTAACTCTATTCTTGCAACAGAAACAGCACGTGATTTAGCAGATATCGTTGTAACTGAAGCAGGATTTGGTTCAGATTTAGGCGCAGAAAAATTTATCGACATTAAATCTCGTAAAGCAGGTTTTGAACCTGATGCTGTTGTGTTAGTTGCAACAATTCGTGCGCTTAAAATGCACGGTGGAGTAGCTAAAGATAACCTTAAAGAAGAAAATGTTGAAGCATTAAAATCCGGAATTAAAAACTTAGAACGCCATGTAACTAATATTAGAAAATTTGGTGTTGAACCGGTTATCGCCCTTAACGCATTTATCCATGATACAGATGCAGAAACACAATTTGTTCAAGAATGGGCAAAAGAAAACAATGTTCGTCTTTCATTAACAGAAGTTTGGGAAAAAGGCGGAGAAGGCGGCGTCGACTTAGCGAATAAAGTACTTGAAGTGATCGAACAGCCAAATGACTTTAAACGCCTTTATGACTTAGAATTACCATTAGAAGAAAAAATCGAAAAAATCGTTAAAGAAATCTATGGTGGCTCTAAAGTTACATTCTCAAGCAAAGCGCAAAAACAATTAAAACAATTCAAAGAATACGGATGGGATAATTACCCAGTATGTATGGCTAAAACGCAATATTCATTTACTGACGATGCAACTCAATTAGGTGCACCAGAAGGCTTCGAAATTACAATTCGCGAATTAGAAGCAAAAACAGGCGCAGGATTTATTGTTGCATTAACAGGAGCAATTATGACAATGCCTGGTCTTCCTAAAAAACCAGCGGCATTAAATATGGATGTTACTGAAGATGGACATGCTGTAGGTTTATTCTAA
- a CDS encoding HAD family hydrolase, whose product MEKVILFDVDGVFLDEGRCFDVSALAVYELLFDEMYLNLGDSVDLSHLKDSQIQAIRNDIFENDMILNHLKSLGINSNWDMLFVVFSIHFINLLKQLNEEDRQHFLDSKSISQTQIKSLGDKFTNKVIDYAAPLDFLSTCSKGKEALYEELKQFAGLLLNTTNVSLFDIQSPLWKFAQSIYQEWYLGRTLFEEVEKQQPKSHFKKGYIYHEKPLVPIDEVKNLLCELKEKGYKIAIATGRTRGETLIPFKSLGLLEHFNESHIVTASEVMDVEQKYPDLKPLGKPNPFSYIAALNGNQVEDYYQYATNQSNCANKEEVTIVGDSLADLICAQKMNAYFIGTLSGLKGQDAREELEKHHADQIVNHVLDIRATFIE is encoded by the coding sequence ATGGAAAAAGTGATTTTATTTGATGTAGATGGTGTTTTTTTAGATGAGGGAAGATGTTTTGATGTTTCAGCATTAGCAGTTTATGAATTACTTTTTGATGAAATGTATTTAAATTTAGGCGATAGTGTAGATTTGAGTCATTTAAAAGATTCTCAAATCCAGGCGATTCGTAATGATATTTTTGAGAACGATATGATTTTAAATCACTTGAAATCTTTAGGGATCAACTCGAATTGGGATATGTTATTTGTTGTATTTTCGATTCATTTTATCAATTTGTTAAAACAGCTCAATGAAGAAGACCGTCAGCATTTTTTAGATTCAAAGTCAATTTCTCAAACACAAATCAAAAGTTTAGGTGACAAATTCACAAATAAAGTCATCGACTATGCAGCACCATTAGACTTTTTATCCACTTGCTCAAAAGGTAAAGAAGCATTGTATGAAGAATTAAAACAATTTGCAGGTTTACTATTGAATACGACAAATGTTTCGCTCTTTGATATTCAAAGTCCTTTGTGGAAGTTTGCGCAATCTATTTATCAAGAGTGGTATCTAGGACGAACATTATTTGAAGAAGTTGAAAAGCAACAGCCAAAATCACATTTTAAAAAGGGTTATATATATCATGAAAAACCACTTGTTCCAATAGACGAAGTTAAAAACCTTTTGTGTGAACTTAAAGAAAAGGGATATAAAATCGCTATTGCAACAGGACGAACTCGGGGAGAAACGTTAATCCCCTTTAAGTCATTAGGGCTATTAGAACATTTTAATGAATCACATATTGTAACTGCGAGTGAAGTGATGGATGTCGAGCAGAAATATCCGGATTTGAAACCACTAGGTAAACCTAATCCTTTTAGCTATATTGCAGCTTTAAACGGTAATCAAGTAGAAGATTATTATCAATACGCAACAAATCAATCAAATTGTGCAAACAAAGAAGAAGTGACGATTGTGGGAGATTCTCTAGCAGATTTAATATGCGCCCAAAAAATGAATGCCTATTTTATTGGGACCTTATCGGGATTAAAAGGTCAAGATGCACGTGAAGAATTAGAAAAGCATCATGCTGACCAAATTGTAAATCATGTGCTAGATATACGTGCGACATTTATTGAGTAG
- the serA gene encoding phosphoglycerate dehydrogenase yields MSYKVLVADPISEEGLKSLNEDTRFEVINQTGLSESELIQIIPEFDALIVRSQTQVTANLLNAAHQLKVVARAGVGVDNIDLDHATKRGIIVINAPDGNTISATEHSVAMILAMARNIPQAHASLKSGEWDRKLFRGTELYRKTLGVIGTGRIGIGVAKRLQSFGMDILAYDPYLTEDKAKELDFTRATVDEIAQKSDFVTVHTPLTEKTKGIVGASFFEQAKPELRIINVARGGIIDENALIEALDHEKIAGAAIDVFENEPATHSPLVQHPKVIVTPHLGASTIEAQEKVAVSVSEDIIDILTEQHIAHAVNAPNFILGDDEALQPFVELARVTGEMGIQLLPKAPRELNITYAGDIALDDTSLITRTLVKGVLQQDMGDHVNLINALALLSEQNVTYSIEKTKSKKGFSNYIELELINKGDTVKIGATVLNGFGPRIVRINDYPVDFRPEQYQLVIHHHDRPGIVGKTGQILGEHDVNIASMHLGRTNIGGHAMMILSIDHPINDQVESHLLHIDGFRSVTPVTLNL; encoded by the coding sequence ATGTCTTATAAAGTACTCGTCGCTGACCCTATTTCAGAAGAGGGTCTAAAAAGCTTAAATGAAGATACACGATTTGAAGTCATTAATCAAACAGGTTTAAGTGAATCAGAATTAATTCAAATTATCCCAGAATTCGATGCGCTCATTGTTCGTAGCCAAACTCAGGTTACGGCTAACTTACTCAATGCCGCACACCAACTTAAAGTCGTAGCGCGTGCAGGTGTGGGTGTAGATAATATCGATCTAGATCATGCAACCAAACGTGGAATTATTGTGATTAATGCCCCTGATGGTAATACAATTTCTGCGACAGAGCATTCGGTGGCTATGATTCTCGCAATGGCACGCAACATTCCTCAAGCGCATGCTTCATTAAAAAGTGGCGAATGGGATAGAAAATTATTTCGAGGCACTGAATTATATCGTAAAACGTTAGGTGTTATTGGTACCGGACGTATCGGAATTGGCGTGGCAAAACGTTTGCAAAGTTTTGGTATGGATATCCTCGCTTATGATCCCTATCTTACTGAAGATAAGGCAAAAGAATTGGATTTCACACGTGCGACGGTTGATGAAATCGCTCAAAAATCTGACTTTGTAACCGTACATACACCTTTAACTGAAAAAACAAAAGGGATAGTGGGTGCTTCATTTTTCGAACAAGCAAAACCAGAGCTTCGTATTATTAATGTAGCACGTGGTGGTATCATTGACGAAAATGCACTCATTGAAGCTTTAGATCATGAAAAAATCGCCGGAGCAGCGATAGATGTATTTGAAAATGAGCCAGCAACTCATTCACCTTTGGTACAACATCCAAAAGTCATAGTCACACCTCATTTGGGAGCCTCTACAATTGAAGCGCAAGAAAAAGTAGCCGTGTCTGTTTCTGAAGACATCATCGATATATTAACAGAGCAACATATTGCACATGCCGTCAACGCCCCTAATTTTATTTTAGGAGACGACGAAGCATTACAGCCATTTGTTGAACTGGCACGAGTTACTGGTGAAATGGGTATTCAACTTTTACCGAAAGCTCCACGTGAATTAAATATTACCTATGCAGGAGATATTGCTTTAGATGATACAAGTTTGATTACACGAACACTCGTCAAAGGGGTATTACAGCAAGATATGGGAGATCATGTGAATCTGATAAATGCACTTGCACTTCTAAGCGAACAAAATGTCACTTATTCTATTGAAAAAACAAAAAGTAAAAAAGGATTTAGCAATTATATCGAACTTGAGTTAATTAACAAAGGGGACACAGTTAAAATTGGAGCCACTGTTCTAAATGGATTTGGCCCTCGTATTGTACGTATCAACGACTATCCTGTTGATTTTAGACCGGAACAATATCAATTAGTCATTCATCATCATGATCGACCAGGTATCGTTGGAAAGACAGGACAAATTTTAGGAGAACATGATGTTAATATAGCCTCTATGCACTTAGGTCGGACAAATATTGGCGGTCATGCCATGATGATTTTATCAATAGATCACCCTATTAATGATCAAGTTGAATCTCATTTGTTGCATATTGATGGCTTTCGTTCAGTAACACCTGTCACTTTGAATTTGTAG
- the tyrS gene encoding tyrosine--tRNA ligase, translating into MANQLIEELKWRGLIYQQTDEEGIETLLNKEQVKLYCGADPTADSLHIGHLLPFLTLRRFQEYGHRPIVLIGGGTGMIGDPSGKSEERLLQTEEQVEKNVQGIQKQMKQLFDFDTENGPILVNNKDWLGQISLIEFLRDFGKHVGVNYMLGKDSIQSRLANGISYTEFTYTILQAIDFGHLNREYQCKIQIGGSDQWGNITSGIELMRRMYGTTEAYGLTIPLVTKADGKKFGKTESGAVWLDREKTSPYEFYQFWINTRDEDVVKFLKYFTFLTQEEIQNLEESVENEPHLRKAQKALAESMTRFIHGEDALAEAERISAALFSGDLKSLTADEIKAGFKDVPQVTLSESTVQLVEALVESKISPSKRQAREDITNGAIYINGERQQDLQYELSSNDKYDDTFTIIRRGKKKYYMVNYS; encoded by the coding sequence ATGGCAAATCAATTAATAGAGGAATTAAAATGGCGAGGGTTAATCTATCAACAAACAGACGAAGAGGGGATAGAAACCCTACTCAACAAAGAGCAGGTTAAATTATATTGTGGTGCTGATCCAACTGCAGACAGTTTGCATATCGGTCACTTATTACCATTTTTAACATTACGTAGATTCCAAGAATACGGACATCGCCCCATTGTTTTAATAGGTGGAGGAACAGGTATGATTGGTGACCCATCTGGTAAATCCGAAGAACGTCTTCTTCAAACTGAAGAACAAGTAGAAAAAAATGTTCAAGGTATTCAAAAACAAATGAAACAACTTTTTGATTTTGATACAGAAAATGGTCCTATTCTAGTGAATAATAAAGATTGGTTAGGTCAAATTTCATTAATTGAATTTTTACGTGATTTCGGTAAGCATGTGGGCGTAAACTATATGCTTGGGAAAGATTCCATTCAATCACGCTTAGCAAACGGTATCTCATATACTGAATTTACTTATACGATTTTACAAGCGATTGATTTTGGTCATTTAAATCGTGAATATCAATGTAAAATTCAAATTGGAGGTTCTGATCAATGGGGGAACATTACCAGTGGAATTGAATTAATGCGTCGCATGTATGGGACAACTGAAGCCTATGGTTTAACAATTCCTCTTGTGACAAAAGCTGATGGCAAAAAATTTGGTAAAACAGAATCTGGTGCAGTATGGTTAGACCGTGAAAAAACAAGCCCATATGAATTTTACCAATTCTGGATTAATACACGAGACGAAGATGTTGTTAAGTTCTTAAAATATTTTACATTTTTAACTCAAGAAGAAATACAAAATTTAGAAGAATCAGTTGAAAATGAGCCTCATTTACGTAAAGCTCAAAAAGCGTTAGCTGAAAGTATGACACGTTTCATTCACGGAGAAGATGCTCTAGCTGAAGCAGAACGCATCTCAGCGGCATTGTTTAGTGGGGATTTAAAATCATTAACGGCTGATGAAATAAAAGCTGGTTTTAAAGATGTGCCACAAGTAACCCTTTCTGAATCGACTGTTCAACTTGTAGAGGCTTTAGTAGAATCAAAGATTTCACCTTCTAAACGCCAAGCACGAGAAGATATTACTAATGGTGCGATTTATATCAATGGGGAACGACAACAAGATTTGCAATATGAATTATCAAGTAATGATAAATATGATGATACATTTACTATTATCCGACGCGGTAAGAAAAAATATTATATGGTCAATTATTCGTAA
- the acsA gene encoding acetate--CoA ligase, translating into MKVEVYKGEEGNFNLTEYEKIYQNFKWEDVEKGFSWSKTGKVNMAYECIDRHVDEGKGDKIALNYKDDVRKESYTFNELKQKSNQAANVLKTKAHVQKGDRVFIFMPRTPELYFAFLGILKIGAIVGPLFEAFMEKAVKDRLENSDAKVIITTNSLLPRIPKDDLPNLETIIVVDENVSDEYVDFNTEMEHASDQFEIEWLNQDDGLILHYTSGSTGQPKGVLHVQKAMLVHYISGKYVLDLQEDDVYWCTADPGWVTGTSYGIFAPWLNGVTNCIAGGRFSPEAWYSMIEEFKVTIWYTAPTALRMLMSAGDDLVEKYNLSSVRSILSVGEPLNPEVIKWAKKVYDKRVLDTWWMTETGGHMIVNYPSMDIKLGSMGKPLPGIEAAIIDNEGNPLPPNRMGNLAIKKGWPSMMYKIWKNPEKYQSYFIGDWYVSGDSAYQDEDGYFWFQGRVDDVIMTAGERVGPFEVESKLVEHEAVAEAGVIGKPDPVRGEIIKAFVALRKGYEPSDALKEDIRKFVKEGLAAHAAPREIEFKDKLPKTRSGKIMRRVLKAWELDLPTGDLSTMED; encoded by the coding sequence ATGAAAGTTGAAGTATACAAAGGGGAAGAAGGAAACTTCAATTTAACAGAATATGAAAAAATCTATCAAAATTTTAAATGGGAAGATGTTGAAAAAGGATTTTCCTGGTCAAAAACTGGAAAAGTTAATATGGCCTATGAATGTATTGATCGTCATGTTGATGAAGGAAAAGGAGATAAAATTGCCTTAAATTATAAAGATGACGTGCGTAAAGAAAGTTATACATTTAATGAGCTGAAACAGAAATCTAATCAAGCAGCTAATGTTTTAAAAACAAAAGCTCATGTTCAAAAAGGGGATCGTGTATTTATTTTTATGCCACGTACGCCTGAACTCTATTTTGCATTTTTAGGTATATTAAAAATTGGAGCCATCGTGGGGCCGCTCTTTGAAGCGTTTATGGAAAAAGCAGTGAAAGATCGTTTGGAAAACAGTGATGCTAAGGTGATTATCACGACGAATAGTCTATTACCGAGAATTCCAAAAGATGATTTGCCGAATTTAGAAACGATTATCGTAGTGGATGAAAATGTCAGTGATGAATATGTAGATTTTAATACAGAGATGGAACATGCGAGTGATCAATTTGAAATAGAATGGTTAAATCAAGACGATGGTCTTATTCTTCATTATACTTCGGGATCTACTGGACAACCTAAAGGCGTATTGCACGTACAAAAAGCCATGTTAGTTCATTATATTTCAGGAAAATATGTGCTTGATTTACAAGAAGATGACGTTTATTGGTGTACAGCTGATCCAGGTTGGGTCACAGGGACTTCCTATGGGATTTTCGCTCCATGGTTAAATGGAGTAACCAATTGTATTGCAGGAGGTCGTTTTTCTCCAGAAGCTTGGTATAGTATGATTGAAGAATTCAAAGTGACGATATGGTATACTGCACCAACAGCTTTACGTATGCTTATGAGTGCTGGAGATGATTTAGTAGAAAAATATAATTTATCCTCAGTACGTAGTATCCTCTCGGTGGGTGAACCCCTTAACCCAGAGGTTATAAAATGGGCTAAAAAAGTGTATGATAAGCGTGTGTTAGATACTTGGTGGATGACTGAAACAGGTGGACATATGATTGTCAACTATCCATCCATGGATATTAAATTAGGTTCTATGGGCAAGCCATTACCAGGAATTGAAGCGGCGATTATTGATAATGAAGGAAATCCGTTACCGCCTAATCGCATGGGTAACCTTGCTATAAAAAAAGGGTGGCCGTCAATGATGTACAAAATATGGAAAAACCCCGAAAAATATCAGTCCTATTTTATTGGTGACTGGTATGTTTCAGGCGATTCTGCCTATCAAGATGAAGATGGATATTTTTGGTTCCAAGGTCGTGTCGATGATGTCATCATGACTGCGGGTGAACGTGTCGGTCCTTTCGAAGTGGAATCGAAATTAGTAGAGCATGAAGCGGTTGCAGAAGCAGGGGTTATTGGTAAGCCGGATCCTGTTCGTGGCGAAATCATTAAGGCATTTGTCGCATTAAGAAAAGGTTACGAACCGTCTGATGCATTAAAAGAGGACATACGAAAGTTTGTGAAAGAAGGTTTAGCTGCGCATGCAGCACCACGTGAAATCGAATTTAAAGATAAATTACCAAAAACACGTTCAGGTAAAATTATGAGACGTGTATTGAAGGCATGGGAACTTGATTTGCCTACAGGTGATTTAAGTACTATGGAAGATTAA
- a CDS encoding GNAT family N-acetyltransferase: MKHIKTYEKETLMINGKATILEGPVTKLQLETMTFDEGLNAFREPIEQFEAIQEISTLDEGRIYIIRVDQHIIGYVTYLYPDPMERWSNGNLPYLLELGAIEISLPYRSYGLGRELLKLSTRSPELENYIIITTEYYWHWDLKNSGLDVFEYKKLMQRMMANGGLEVFATDDPEITSHPANSLMARIGKNITVDQMRTFDDLRYMNRFFF, translated from the coding sequence ATGAAGCACATTAAAACATATGAAAAAGAAACTTTAATGATCAACGGTAAAGCAACTATCCTAGAGGGACCAGTGACAAAATTACAATTAGAAACCATGACCTTTGATGAAGGATTAAATGCATTTCGAGAACCCATCGAACAATTTGAAGCGATACAAGAAATAAGCACTTTGGATGAAGGGAGAATTTATATTATTCGAGTAGATCAACATATAATTGGCTACGTCACCTATCTTTATCCAGACCCTATGGAAAGATGGTCTAATGGGAACCTCCCCTATTTATTGGAACTTGGCGCTATTGAAATCAGTCTACCTTATCGAAGTTATGGATTAGGTCGTGAACTTTTAAAGTTGAGTACTCGAAGTCCGGAATTAGAGAATTATATCATTATCACAACTGAATATTACTGGCATTGGGATTTAAAAAATTCAGGTCTCGACGTTTTTGAATATAAAAAATTAATGCAACGCATGATGGCAAACGGCGGCTTAGAAGTATTTGCCACCGATGATCCAGAAATCACAAGCCACCCTGCGAATAGCCTAATGGCACGTATTGGAAAAAATATTACAGTAGATCAAATGAGGACATTTGACGACTTACGCTACATGAACAGGTTCTTTTTTTAA
- a CDS encoding transglycosylase domain-containing protein — MKHLFIFSITVLIWIIILFIGIVLGYFASIVSNANEIDDDALVREITRLPEMPPIKSKNVNLIALYNEQSPILIAGPAEVSPYVTKAIVSSEDAQFYTHHGILPKAIFRAMYQDIFNRENPTGGSTITQQLVKNQMLSQQKTYNRKAKEIMYAMRLENLMSKDEIIYTYINRVSFGRDTNGHHITGITSASYGIFGKPPQLLNLAESAYLAGLVQSPYYYTPYNTYGEVKSQQALSDSIRRQKYVLKRMYIEKMITKKEYQAALKYPIAERFI, encoded by the coding sequence ATGAAACATCTGTTTATCTTTTCCATCACTGTTCTTATTTGGATTATAATTTTATTTATTGGCATTGTGTTAGGCTATTTTGCAAGTATTGTTTCGAATGCAAATGAAATTGATGATGATGCGCTTGTTAGAGAAATTACACGCCTCCCTGAGATGCCTCCAATAAAATCCAAAAATGTGAATCTCATTGCATTATACAATGAACAGTCACCGATTCTTATCGCCGGACCCGCTGAGGTCTCTCCATATGTAACAAAAGCCATTGTTTCTAGTGAAGATGCACAGTTTTATACGCATCATGGTATTTTACCAAAAGCTATTTTCAGAGCAATGTATCAAGATATTTTCAATCGTGAGAACCCAACAGGGGGAAGTACGATTACGCAACAACTCGTTAAAAATCAAATGTTATCTCAGCAAAAAACATATAACCGTAAAGCTAAGGAAATTATGTATGCAATGCGATTGGAAAACCTAATGAGTAAAGATGAAATTATTTATACGTATATTAATCGTGTGTCATTTGGTCGAGATACGAACGGACATCATATTACCGGTATTACCTCGGCGTCCTATGGTATTTTTGGTAAACCTCCACAATTACTCAACTTGGCTGAATCAGCGTATTTAGCAGGATTGGTTCAAAGCCCATATTATTATACGCCTTATAACACCTATGGTGAGGTTAAAAGCCAACAAGCACTTTCAGATTCTATACGTCGTCAAAAATATGTCTTAAAACGGATGTATATTGAAAAAATGATTACAAAAAAAGAATATCAAGCTGCATTAAAATATCCAATAGCTGAAAGATTTATATAA